Proteins co-encoded in one Halorussus lipolyticus genomic window:
- a CDS encoding AI-2E family transporter has translation MDADRAFALLLLAVSVYVSWLVVWPFFTYVALAVLLAYALYPVQRRLAPRIGPRKSAVVLMVGATVLFVLPLVLLLRTVLEQALSVADRVQSGDIDLAVFQRFLETDLGADLLSAVRSGAGTALQEMTGFLGGVSNVALGFTILGFLLYYLLVGGEEAVGWFREVTPLGPDVQDELLAELNRLTFAVLVTQGVIAVVQAVLTGLALAVLGFSNVVFWTVVAVVLGLLPFVGSMFIWIPAAVILLASGDLVGGAGLLLYGFGVVNLTDNYLRPVIGGRSANLNPGLLVVGIFGGLVVFGFTGIFVGPIVLGFTKAVVNVVADKYK, from the coding sequence ATGGATGCCGACAGGGCCTTCGCGCTCCTCCTGCTCGCGGTGTCGGTCTACGTCTCGTGGCTGGTGGTCTGGCCCTTCTTCACCTACGTCGCGCTCGCGGTGCTGTTGGCTTACGCGCTCTACCCGGTCCAGCGACGCCTCGCGCCCCGAATCGGGCCTCGGAAGTCCGCCGTGGTGCTGATGGTCGGTGCGACGGTGCTGTTCGTGCTTCCGCTCGTGCTTTTGCTCCGGACGGTCCTCGAACAGGCGCTGTCGGTCGCCGACCGCGTCCAGTCGGGCGACATCGACCTCGCGGTGTTCCAGCGGTTCCTCGAAACCGACCTCGGCGCGGACCTGCTGTCGGCGGTCCGGTCGGGCGCTGGCACCGCGCTACAGGAGATGACGGGCTTTCTCGGCGGCGTCTCGAACGTCGCGCTCGGGTTCACGATTCTGGGCTTTCTGCTGTACTACCTGCTGGTCGGGGGCGAGGAGGCCGTCGGGTGGTTCCGCGAGGTCACGCCCCTCGGTCCGGACGTGCAGGACGAACTGCTGGCGGAACTGAACCGCCTCACCTTCGCAGTGTTGGTCACGCAGGGCGTCATCGCGGTGGTGCAGGCGGTGTTGACCGGCCTCGCGCTCGCAGTCCTCGGGTTCTCGAACGTCGTCTTCTGGACCGTGGTGGCGGTCGTGTTGGGTTTGCTTCCCTTCGTCGGGTCGATGTTCATCTGGATTCCCGCGGCGGTTATCCTGTTGGCGAGCGGGGACCTCGTGGGTGGTGCCGGGTTGCTCCTCTACGGGTTCGGCGTGGTCAACCTCACCGACAACTACCTCCGACCGGTCATCGGCGGCCGGAGCGCGAATCTGAATCCGGGCCTGCTGGTGGTCGGCATCTTCGGCGGGTTGGTGGTGTTCGGCTTCACGGGCATCTTCGTCGGGCCAATCGTGCTGGGATTCACGAAGGCCGTGGTGAATGTAGTCGCAGACAAATATAAATAA